The Candidatus Saccharimonadales bacterium nucleotide sequence GTTAATCCGACGAGTTCAATAACCTTAGGGACGGTATTTTTAATTTCACGACCGGTCATACCGGCGATTTCAAGTGCAAATGCAACATTCTCAAAGACGGTGCGCTGCGGCAGGAGTTTGAAATCTTGAAAAACAACGCCAATTTTGCGACGAAGCAATGGAATGTGCTTATCTTTGAGTGTATCGTAATCGATTCCACCAACGACTATTTTGCCGCTTGTAGGCTTCTCTTCTCTTGTCAGTAGACGAAGTAGAGTTGTTTTTCCGGCTCCACTTGTTCCGACTAAAATGACAAATTCACGAGGCTCAACGTGAAGACTAATCCGGTTTAGCGCCGGCTTCATATCTTTTCCGTAAGTTTTTGTTACCCTATCTAACAGAATCATCTTCTTTATCTATCATAGCACATAACGCCCATGTTAAAAGTGGTGGTTTGCTACAATAGCTGCATGAAAAAGACAATTATCGGCAGCGATGTTGGTCGAAATATGGAGAGCACTTCGCCCATCTTTACGCATTACGCTCCTTGATTGGCTTGCGCTGCTTGTTGAGTAGTACGGCCAGGATAAGAATGTGCTTTTTGAATTTGCCAAAATACGACATTCGCTATCAGGATCTTAACTAAGATTCTGCTCTAAATATGCGGTCATGAAAGCATCAAGCTTGCCATCGAGCACGCCTTGGGCATCTCGATCTTCATACTTTGTGCGGGTGTCTTTTACAAGCATGTACGGATGAAGTACGTAGTTTCGGATCTGACTTCCCCAATTAGCAGACTCTCCCGCATGAAGCTCGCTGATATTTTGCGCGTGCTGCTCAAGTTGGAGCTGAGCTAATTTTGAGCGTAAGATTTTAAGCGCCATTTCTTTATTTTGCAACTGGCTCCGCTCATTTTGGATTGCGACCACAATGCCGGTTGGAGTATGGGTCACCCGGACTGCGCTATCGGTAGTATTGACGCTTTGTCCACCATGACCACCTGCCCGGTATACATCAATTTTTAAGTCTTTTTCGTCGAGCTGAATTTCATCGGGGGCATCTATTTGCGGCAAAACCTCGACAAGAGCAAAACTGGTTTGTCGGAGATTATCACTATTGAATGGACTGAGGCGCACGAGCCTGTGCACGCCGTTTTCGCTTTTTAATTTGCCAAAAGCATACGGACCCGAAACCTCTACAACGCTGCTTTTGATACCTGCCTCTTCTCCATTGGAGCGCTCTACGACGCTTGTTTGAAGACCCGCTTTTTCGGCCCAACGAAGATACATCCGCTCCAGCATT carries:
- the ftsE gene encoding cell division ATP-binding protein FtsE → MILLDRVTKTYGKDMKPALNRISLHVEPREFVILVGTSGAGKTTLLRLLTREEKPTSGKIVVGGIDYDTLKDKHIPLLRRKIGVVFQDFKLLPQRTVFENVAFALEIAGMTGREIKNTVPKVIELVGLTGKEKQFPHQLSGGERQRVAIARAVVRQPKILIADEPTGNLDPKHSWDIVRLLEKINKYGTTVLLTTHNVEIVNKLKRRVVTLEHGKITGDQAQGSYRQ
- the prfB gene encoding peptide chain release factor 2 is translated as MQPLEKRIAHLKKNVAAAYERLAIDQKVKQLGELEAELAAPEIWNNPSYAQEKSKQFAQLNDMVQPWQTLTMQVSDISELMSFGDESLLDEFEGQVSALEKEFAERKKELLFNGQYDDHNAILRISAGAGGTDAQDWAEMLERMYLRWAEKAGLQTSVVERSNGEEAGIKSSVVEVSGPYAFGKLKSENGVHRLVRLSPFNSDNLRQTSFALVEVLPQIDAPDEIQLDEKDLKIDVYRAGGHGGQSVNTTDSAVRVTHTPTGIVVAIQNERSQLQNKEMALKILRSKLAQLQLEQHAQNISELHAGESANWGSQIRNYVLHPYMLVKDTRTKYEDRDAQGVLDGKLDAFMTAYLEQNLS